The Deltaproteobacteria bacterium DNA window TGAGGAGAGGCAGGAATATTCCGGCGAGAACAAGAATGGTAACAAACCCCTTTTGCAATAAATTATTCTTATTTTGCATGGCCCAATAATCCCGTTGGTTTGGCGATCAAGACACCGATCATGATTAAGAAAACGATCACCGTGGAAAAGTGTGCCCCCACATAGGTCGTGACAAAGGTTTCCGTAATGCCGATAATGAACCCGCCGATAAGCGCACCGGGCAGACTGCCAAGTCCCCCCAAAATGACGACCGCAAAGGCCTTCAACACCGGCTCGACCCCCATATAGGGATTGATATAAAAGATGGGCCCCACCAGTACCCCTCCGGCCCCGGCGATGGCG harbors:
- a CDS encoding branched-chain amino acid ABC transporter permease gives rise to the protein INRTKVGKAMRAVAGDPEAALVQGIPTGKIFSIAMGVCCAIAGAGGVLVGPIFYINPYMGVEPVLKAFAVVILGGLGSLPGALIGGFIIGITETFVTTYVGAHFSTVIVFLIMIGVLIAKPTGLLGHAK